Proteins from a genomic interval of Equus quagga isolate Etosha38 chromosome 11, UCLA_HA_Equagga_1.0, whole genome shotgun sequence:
- the LOC124246649 gene encoding serine/arginine-rich splicing factor SR45-like, producing MIVSINKQNSKYGLKNFGYLNFSQIMFLKCPSPHNKQCPCKPKQTAVVNATGDGPSTSSPRGEEQRPQVEDRQHPREDADATGGGPSASSGEGTDATGGGPSASSPPPEQRPQAEGRQHPLLLPSRGHRRRAVSILGRTGRGHSRRQQGFSRAQTQRSRRRGVLTCLRLSHFYLYTWKRPPRRNSPFLRHREHISRPSPDAARRCRSARRRTRRPPRPDPPSGRGGPQTPPQRESRPLPSGRPRPRRPPYSRRGARGRPAPGDAHAPRQRAGRDRGPRRQPGL from the exons ATGATAGTCTCcataaataaacagaattctaaatatggtttaaaaaacTTTGGGTATTTAAATTTCTcccaaataatgtttttaaagtgtcCGAGTCCCCACAATAAGCAATGTCCCTGCAAGCCCAAGCAGACAGCGGTCGTTAACGCAACAGGTGACGGACCGTCAACATCCTCTCCTCGGGGGGAGGAGCAGAGGCCACAGGTGGAGGACCGTCAGCATCCTCGGGAGGACGCAGACGCCACAG GTGGAGGGCCGTCAGCATCCTCGGGAGAAGGAACAGACGCCACAGGTGGAGGACCGTcagcatcctctcctcctcccgaGCAGAGACCACAGGCGGAGGGCCGTcagcatcctctcctcctcccgaGCAGAGGCCACAGGCGAAGGGCGGTCAGCATCCTCGGGAGGACGGGCAGAGGCCACAGCCGCCGGCAGCAGGGTTTCAGCCGTGCCCAAACGCAGCGCAGCCGCCGGCGGGGAGTCCTAACCTGTCTACGTCTTTCCCATTTCTACCTGTACACCTGGAAACGACCGCCGCGGCGTAATTCGCCTTTCCTCCGACACCGGGAGCACATCAGCCGCCCCTCCCCAGACGCGGCGAGAAGGTGTCGCAGCGCTAGAAGGCGCACCAGGCGCCCCCCACGGCCAGACCCGCCCTCAGGACGAGGCGGCCCCCAGACTCCACCCCAGCGGGAGAGCAGACCCCTCCCCTCAGGAcggccccggccccggcgccCGCCGTACTCACGGAGAGGAGCTCGCGGACGGCCGGCGCCAGGCGATGCGCACGCTCCCCGCCAGCGCGCGGGCCGAGACCGAGGGCCGCGCCGCCAGCCCGGGCTCTGA